In Carettochelys insculpta isolate YL-2023 chromosome 21, ASM3395843v1, whole genome shotgun sequence, a single genomic region encodes these proteins:
- the SLC2A8 gene encoding solute carrier family 2, facilitated glucose transporter member 8 isoform X2 — MAAEESQPLLGSREPGVGRLLPAERSPGRADFLSKVQNKNLYLATFAAVLGPLSFGFVLGYSSPAIPGLKKINDPNLRLDTNEASWFGSVVTLGAAAGGILGGYIIDKIGRKLSLMLCSVPYVFGFTIITSAQNIWMLYIGRILTGLASGVTSLVVPVYISEISHSKIRGALGSCVQLMVVTGIMGAYVAGMALRWRWLAVLCSVPPCLMLLFMSFMPETPRFLLNQKKRSEALAALQFLWGSEVDLEWECRQIEARAEHGLSIAEFKNPSVYKPFLIGVALMFFQQVTGVNAIMFYAETIFEEANFKDSRMASVVVGSMQVFFTAVAALIIDKTGRKILLSISGIIMAVSTAAFGLYCKMILPNPRNSSQPELLTTPNSVSAGAENLAWLAVVSLGFFIAGFALGWGPIPWLVMSEIFPLKAKGISSGACVLTNWLMAFLITKEFHDLTGFLTSYGTFWLFSTFCILNIIFTVLCVPETKGRTLEQIEAYFQRLPPT; from the exons ATGGCTGCAGAAGAATCCCAGCCGCTGCTGGGTTCCAGGGAGCCGGGCGTGGGGCGGCTGCTGCCTGCGGAGCGCTCCCCAGGGCGGGCTGACTTCCTGAG CAAAGTCCAGAACAAGAACCTATATCTGGCCACCTTTGCTGCTGTTTTGGGACCCCTCAGCTTTGGATTTGTCCTAGGTTACAGTTCACCAGCTATTCCAGGTCTGAAGAAAATTAATGACCCAAATTTAAGATTAGACACCAATGAAGCATCATGGTTTGGG TCTGTAGTAACAttaggagctgctgctggaggaataCTGGGAGGATATATTATCGATAAAATTGGAAGGAAGCTGAGTTTGATGCTGTGCTCAGTGCCATACGTCTTTGGGTTTACAATTATCACATCTGCCCAGAACATCTGGATGCTTTACATTGGACGAATATTGACTGGGTTAGCCAGCGGCGTTACTTCACTTGTTGTTCCC GTATATATTTCTGAAATTTCCCACTCAAAAATTCGCGGAGCACTTGGCTCATGTGTTCAGCTAATGGTGGTGACTGGCATAATGGGAGCTTACGTTGCAG GAATGGCACTCAGAtggcgctggctggctgtgcTATGTTCTGTCCCTCCCTGCCTAATGCTCCTGTTCATGTCCTTCATGCCTGAAACACCTAGGTTCCTGCTGAACCAGAAAAAACGCTCAGAAGCTTTGGCTGCTTTACAGTTTCTGTGGGGATCAGAAGTGGACCTTGAATGGGAATGCAGACAGATTGAAGCCCGTGCTGAG CATGGACTAAGTATTGCTGAATTTAAGAATCCATCTGTCTACAAACCATTTCTTATCGGGGTAGCACTGATGTTCTTCCAGCAAGTAACAGGGGTTAATGCAATTATGTTTTATGCAGAAACTATCTTTGAAGAAGCTAATTTTAAG gACAGCAGAATGGCCTCTGTTGTTGTGGGGTCCATGCAAGTGTTTTTCACAGCTGTGGCTGCACTTATTATAGATAAAACTGGGCGAAAAATCCTGCTGTCTATTTcag GAATCATTATGGCTGTCAGCACTGCAGCATTTGGGCTGTACTGTAAAATGATCCTTCCAAACCCAAGGAATTCATCACAGCCTGAGTTACTGACTACACCAAATTCAGTATCTGCAGGAGCAGAAAACCTAGCATGGTTGGCTGTAGTGAGCTTGGGGTTCTTCATTGCTG GTTTTGCTCTTGGTTGGGGTCCCATTCCATGGCTGGTGATGTCTGAAATATTCCCACTTAAAGCTAAAGGGATTTCCAGCGGTGCCTGTGTCTTAACAAACTGGCTTATGGCTTTTTTAATAACCAAGGAATTTCATGATCTTACA ggcTTTTTGACTTCATATGGCACTTTCTGGCTTTTCTCTACCTTCTGTATCCTCAACATAATTTTTACAGTCCTTTGTGTTCCAGAAACAAAAGGAAGGACATTGGAACAAATAGAGGCTTATTTCCAAAGATTGCCCCCAACCTGA
- the SLC2A8 gene encoding solute carrier family 2, facilitated glucose transporter member 8 isoform X1, translating into MAAEESQPLLGSREPGVGRLLPAERSPGRADFLSKVQNKNLYLATFAAVLGPLSFGFVLGYSSPAIPGLKKINDPNLRLDTNEASWFGSVVTLGAAAGGILGGYIIDKIGRKLSLMLCSVPYVFGFTIITSAQNIWMLYIGRILTGLASGVTSLVVPVYISEISHSKIRGALGSCVQLMVVTGIMGAYVAGMALRWRWLAVLCSVPPCLMLLFMSFMPETPRFLLNQKKRSEALAALQFLWGSEVDLEWECRQIEARAEVQHGLSIAEFKNPSVYKPFLIGVALMFFQQVTGVNAIMFYAETIFEEANFKDSRMASVVVGSMQVFFTAVAALIIDKTGRKILLSISGIIMAVSTAAFGLYCKMILPNPRNSSQPELLTTPNSVSAGAENLAWLAVVSLGFFIAGFALGWGPIPWLVMSEIFPLKAKGISSGACVLTNWLMAFLITKEFHDLTGFLTSYGTFWLFSTFCILNIIFTVLCVPETKGRTLEQIEAYFQRLPPT; encoded by the exons ATGGCTGCAGAAGAATCCCAGCCGCTGCTGGGTTCCAGGGAGCCGGGCGTGGGGCGGCTGCTGCCTGCGGAGCGCTCCCCAGGGCGGGCTGACTTCCTGAG CAAAGTCCAGAACAAGAACCTATATCTGGCCACCTTTGCTGCTGTTTTGGGACCCCTCAGCTTTGGATTTGTCCTAGGTTACAGTTCACCAGCTATTCCAGGTCTGAAGAAAATTAATGACCCAAATTTAAGATTAGACACCAATGAAGCATCATGGTTTGGG TCTGTAGTAACAttaggagctgctgctggaggaataCTGGGAGGATATATTATCGATAAAATTGGAAGGAAGCTGAGTTTGATGCTGTGCTCAGTGCCATACGTCTTTGGGTTTACAATTATCACATCTGCCCAGAACATCTGGATGCTTTACATTGGACGAATATTGACTGGGTTAGCCAGCGGCGTTACTTCACTTGTTGTTCCC GTATATATTTCTGAAATTTCCCACTCAAAAATTCGCGGAGCACTTGGCTCATGTGTTCAGCTAATGGTGGTGACTGGCATAATGGGAGCTTACGTTGCAG GAATGGCACTCAGAtggcgctggctggctgtgcTATGTTCTGTCCCTCCCTGCCTAATGCTCCTGTTCATGTCCTTCATGCCTGAAACACCTAGGTTCCTGCTGAACCAGAAAAAACGCTCAGAAGCTTTGGCTGCTTTACAGTTTCTGTGGGGATCAGAAGTGGACCTTGAATGGGAATGCAGACAGATTGAAGCCCGTGCTGAGGTGCAG CATGGACTAAGTATTGCTGAATTTAAGAATCCATCTGTCTACAAACCATTTCTTATCGGGGTAGCACTGATGTTCTTCCAGCAAGTAACAGGGGTTAATGCAATTATGTTTTATGCAGAAACTATCTTTGAAGAAGCTAATTTTAAG gACAGCAGAATGGCCTCTGTTGTTGTGGGGTCCATGCAAGTGTTTTTCACAGCTGTGGCTGCACTTATTATAGATAAAACTGGGCGAAAAATCCTGCTGTCTATTTcag GAATCATTATGGCTGTCAGCACTGCAGCATTTGGGCTGTACTGTAAAATGATCCTTCCAAACCCAAGGAATTCATCACAGCCTGAGTTACTGACTACACCAAATTCAGTATCTGCAGGAGCAGAAAACCTAGCATGGTTGGCTGTAGTGAGCTTGGGGTTCTTCATTGCTG GTTTTGCTCTTGGTTGGGGTCCCATTCCATGGCTGGTGATGTCTGAAATATTCCCACTTAAAGCTAAAGGGATTTCCAGCGGTGCCTGTGTCTTAACAAACTGGCTTATGGCTTTTTTAATAACCAAGGAATTTCATGATCTTACA ggcTTTTTGACTTCATATGGCACTTTCTGGCTTTTCTCTACCTTCTGTATCCTCAACATAATTTTTACAGTCCTTTGTGTTCCAGAAACAAAAGGAAGGACATTGGAACAAATAGAGGCTTATTTCCAAAGATTGCCCCCAACCTGA
- the SLC2A8 gene encoding solute carrier family 2, facilitated glucose transporter member 8 isoform X3, protein MLCSVPYVFGFTIITSAQNIWMLYIGRILTGLASGVTSLVVPVYISEISHSKIRGALGSCVQLMVVTGIMGAYVAGMALRWRWLAVLCSVPPCLMLLFMSFMPETPRFLLNQKKRSEALAALQFLWGSEVDLEWECRQIEARAEVQHGLSIAEFKNPSVYKPFLIGVALMFFQQVTGVNAIMFYAETIFEEANFKDSRMASVVVGSMQVFFTAVAALIIDKTGRKILLSISGIIMAVSTAAFGLYCKMILPNPRNSSQPELLTTPNSVSAGAENLAWLAVVSLGFFIAGFALGWGPIPWLVMSEIFPLKAKGISSGACVLTNWLMAFLITKEFHDLTGFLTSYGTFWLFSTFCILNIIFTVLCVPETKGRTLEQIEAYFQRLPPT, encoded by the exons ATGCTGTGCTCAGTGCCATACGTCTTTGGGTTTACAATTATCACATCTGCCCAGAACATCTGGATGCTTTACATTGGACGAATATTGACTGGGTTAGCCAGCGGCGTTACTTCACTTGTTGTTCCC GTATATATTTCTGAAATTTCCCACTCAAAAATTCGCGGAGCACTTGGCTCATGTGTTCAGCTAATGGTGGTGACTGGCATAATGGGAGCTTACGTTGCAG GAATGGCACTCAGAtggcgctggctggctgtgcTATGTTCTGTCCCTCCCTGCCTAATGCTCCTGTTCATGTCCTTCATGCCTGAAACACCTAGGTTCCTGCTGAACCAGAAAAAACGCTCAGAAGCTTTGGCTGCTTTACAGTTTCTGTGGGGATCAGAAGTGGACCTTGAATGGGAATGCAGACAGATTGAAGCCCGTGCTGAGGTGCAG CATGGACTAAGTATTGCTGAATTTAAGAATCCATCTGTCTACAAACCATTTCTTATCGGGGTAGCACTGATGTTCTTCCAGCAAGTAACAGGGGTTAATGCAATTATGTTTTATGCAGAAACTATCTTTGAAGAAGCTAATTTTAAG gACAGCAGAATGGCCTCTGTTGTTGTGGGGTCCATGCAAGTGTTTTTCACAGCTGTGGCTGCACTTATTATAGATAAAACTGGGCGAAAAATCCTGCTGTCTATTTcag GAATCATTATGGCTGTCAGCACTGCAGCATTTGGGCTGTACTGTAAAATGATCCTTCCAAACCCAAGGAATTCATCACAGCCTGAGTTACTGACTACACCAAATTCAGTATCTGCAGGAGCAGAAAACCTAGCATGGTTGGCTGTAGTGAGCTTGGGGTTCTTCATTGCTG GTTTTGCTCTTGGTTGGGGTCCCATTCCATGGCTGGTGATGTCTGAAATATTCCCACTTAAAGCTAAAGGGATTTCCAGCGGTGCCTGTGTCTTAACAAACTGGCTTATGGCTTTTTTAATAACCAAGGAATTTCATGATCTTACA ggcTTTTTGACTTCATATGGCACTTTCTGGCTTTTCTCTACCTTCTGTATCCTCAACATAATTTTTACAGTCCTTTGTGTTCCAGAAACAAAAGGAAGGACATTGGAACAAATAGAGGCTTATTTCCAAAGATTGCCCCCAACCTGA